GGCTTTATTGAATAAAGAAAAAGATACTGATCTCGCTGTCGCAACTTCCTATTTTGGATTGTTGAAATTGAACGATCTGAAAACGCTTTCTCAAAAAAGTTTGAATTCCACACTTTCCCACCTGGAAACGGTGCTGAAAAAATATGATGTGGGAACTGCCAAGAAATCTGATGTTCTGCAGTGGCAGGTGAAGATGAAAAATGATGAAACTTCCATCACCGAAATCGTAAACAGCATCAGTGAATTGACTGGATTCTGGAACAATCTGCTGGGAATGGATGGTGATCTTCCAAATCCAATTGAAGTGGAAAAATTTGATTCCGAGATCGATCGTTTTGCCGGAATGAACGATACTGAGATCGAGCAGGAAATCGCTGACTTCCTGCAAAAAGTGAAAACATCAAGCCCGACAATTGCAACAATGAGCATTGCCAGAAAAATGATGCAGAAAAATTACTGTATGGCCAAAGGAAGCTTTCTGCCGTCCTTGAATCTGCAGTATTCATATCAGTTTGAAAGCGATGATAAATTTGATTTTGATGGTGATGATAATTGGAATCTGGCAGCTGTATTTTCAGTTCCTATTTTTCATAGCGGAACCAATTACACCAATATGAAAAAAGCAAAATATGAACTGAAGAAGACTGAATATGAAATGGATTGGGCGCAGGAAAATTATCTGGTTTCTGCCGAGAACGTGCTGCGAAAATTAGTAACTAAAGCCAAGCTGGTTCAAAATAATAAAATTGCTTTGGATTATGCTAAGGAAAATCATCAGATCATCAACGATCTGTTTAATCAGGGTTTAGTTACAAATTCAGAAGTTCTGGATGCAGAAGCAATGTTGTTCGGCAGTGAGATGAATCTGGTAGCTGCATACTACGATTTTATTTTAGCAAAATACGAAATTAAAAAATATACTAATGAGGGATCGAAATGATCACCTTGGATTATACTGGAGGAAAAATGTTAAAAAGATTTTTGATAATTGGAATTCTGACGATTTTGGTTTTATCTGCCTGTCAGGAAAAAACTGAAACTGTAGAAGTAGAAGAATTTGTGGGAAAAAGAGAAGTGAAAGTGGAAATGGCAACTCAAGCTGATATTTCCAGTTACATTGAATTCAGCGGGAAATTGATAGCTGATGAAACAGTAAATATTTCGCCATCATTATCGGCAAAAATCCAGAGAGTGCTGGTAGATGAAGGAAGACTTGTGAATAAAGGTGATCTGCTGGCAAAACTGGATGATACGCAACTGAAACAAGCCAAAACTCAGTTTGCCAAGGCAGAAAAAAATTACAAAAGAATGCAGGAACTCAAGAAAACCGGAGCCATCGACGGTGCTACTTATGATGAGGTGGAAACTGCCTATAAAATGGCAAAAACCAATCTGGAATTCATGGCCGAAAATACAAATATCGAAGCTCCCATGAATGGAATCATCACAAACGTTTATAAGAAAACAGACGAAAATTACGATGCCATGATGGATCCATTTTTCATCAGGATGGTCAAATTGGATCAACTGAAAGCAAATATCCAGGTTTCCGATGCTGATATAAATTCTGTGAAAATGGGGCAGAAAGCAGTGTTGAATGTAAATAATTGTGCAGAGGATTTCTGGGGGAAAGTAACTTTTATTTCTCCCGAAGCAGATATGATGTCCGGAACTTTTCTGGTGGAGATCACAGTTGCCAACAAAGCTGATCTTTTACGTAATAATCAATTCGCCAGAGTAAAACTTCTCACCGAAACATCGTATGATACTGTAATCATTCCTCAGCTGGCAGTATTGGAAGGCAAAATTGTATTCACAATCTCCAATGACAAAGCAGTGAAAAATGTAGTGGAACTGGGCATTGAAAACGAATATCAGATTGAAGTTATTTCCGGAGTGGAAGCCGGAGATAAAGTTGTAACAGTAGGAAATATCGGTCTTTCAAACGGTGATCTGGTAGAGATCATAAAATAAATGGAAACAGGAAGAGAGATGAAAATAAATAAATTCCTTATTGCTCCCCTTTGGAAGGGGAGATGTTCTGTATTTCTTGCGAAGTATTCAGTTGCAGGACAGAGGGGTTTATACAATTTTTGTATTGCTTTCTCGTGAAAAATAAAGGATTAAATTATGAAATTAGCAGAATTTTCAGTAAATAAACGAGTAACGATTTTTATTATCACGATCTTGATAATAATTTTGGGCGGAATTTCACTTTCCCGTTTGGGATTGGAAATGTTTCCCGATATGGATTATCCTGTAATTTCCATCGTTACCATCTACGATGGAGCTTCTCCGCAGGATATTGAAGAAACAGTGACCGAGCCGATCGAAACATCGATTGCTACAGTAAAGAATATAAAAACGATAACATCAGAAAGTTTGGAAAATGCTTCGCTGGTAATGGTGGAATTCAATTGGGGAACCAATCTGGATTTTGCTGCACAAGATCTGCGGGATGCGATCGAGCAGATCTCCGATTATCTTCCTGCTACAGTTTCCAGACCGTTGGTTATGAAATTCAACTTAGCCGATATGCCGATCCTGATGTACGGCGTGACCGGAGCAGAAAATACTTATGAATTACGTCAGCTTCTGGAAGATGAAGTTGCTACCAAGTTGAAACATCTGGATGGTGTAGCTTCTGTTATTGTCTATGGTGGAGATGAATTGGAAAAACAGATCATCGTAGACAAGGAAAAATTGGAACAGTACAAAATATCTATCGATGAAATTGTTCAGATCGTGGCGGCAGGAAATCTGAATATGACGGCAGGACACATTCAAAAAAGAAAGGATGAATATCTGCTGCGAACAATGGCGCAATACAAATCCATCGAAGAGATCGAGAATCTGCCTGTAAAATTTACCGAAACAGGAAAAGTCATCTATCTGAAAGATGTAGCAAAAGTTCAGGATGGCTTCAAAGAGAAACGGCATATTTCCCGCACGAATAAACTGCCAACTGTCATGTTCATGGTTTCCAAAGAATCCGGCGCTAATACTCTCACCGTTACAGACGTTGTGAAAAAGGAACTTGCAGCAATAGAGAAAGATTTTTCCAACAACCTTAAATTCCATATGGTTATGGATATGGGGATGCCAATCGAAAGAGTTACTTCGGGAGCGCTTGCCAATTTGATCATCGGAGGTGTCCTGGCTATCGGCATCATGTTCCTGTTCCTGCGAAACTGGCGACCAACTCTGGCAATATCGCTGGCAATTCCAATTTCTGTAGTAGCCACTTTTATCCCGATCTATCTGGCAAAATTCACGTTGAATATCATGACTTTGGGAGGTCTTGCTTTAGGAGTGGGAATGCTGGTAGATAATTCCATTGTAGTAATCGAGAACATTTACCGGCACCTGGAAATGGGAAAAACAAAATTCCAATCTGCCAAAATAGGTGCCAGCCAGGTGGCAATGGCTATCACCGCATCCACGCTTACCACGATTGCTGTTTTCTTCCCAATGATCTTTGCCGAAGGAATGACTGGTATTTTGGTGCGTGGATTAGCTCTTACAGTCGCTTTTTCCCTGGCTGCTTCGCTTTTCGTGTCTCTCACCATTGTTCCGGTAATCGCGTCAGTCATTTTCCGAAAAGCCAAAGACAGACCGAAAATTAATAAATCGGAGCAATTTTTTGAAGGCATCAAGAACCGCTATGTAAAAATTCTGGAATGGGTTCTGGATAATCGCGGTAAAACGATTTTGATGGTGATAGCTCTGTTTGTTCTGGCTCTCATGATTCCAGTTTTGGGAATTATCGGTACAGAATTCATGCCTTCCAGTGATATGCCTTTTATGGTGCTGAACGTGAAAATGCCTTCCGGAACTCCACTGGAAGAAACAAATCAGGTTATCAGTCAGGTTGAAGATGTATTTATGAATACTGCAGGCGTGATGAATACAATGATCTTGATCGGTCCGATGAGTGAAGGATCGGCAATGGCAGACCCCACCAATCCGCAGGATGTAAATGAAGCTCAGATTTTCGTAAGATTATTCTTGGCGGAAGAACGCCAGCTTTCCACAGAACAGATTCAAGAATTAGTCAGATCTCAGCTGCCGGAGGTAGCAGGTGCAGAATTCACATTTATGAGTTCGGAAGAGATGATGGGACAAGGTCAGTCGCTGCCGATCGAAATCAATATCTATGGGAAGGATCTGGTTCAGCTCAAACAAATTGCTGCTCAAATGGAAAAGCGGATGGCAAGTGTGGAATTTGTAACCGACATCAATAACAGTATGAAAAAAGGCAAACCGGAGTATCATATCATCATCGATAAAGACAAGGCTTTCCATTATGGTCTTACTTCTGCTCAAGTGGCTTCGGCTATTAAAACAGCTTCCTGGGGAACGATCTGCGGCATCTTTCGTGAGGCTGGAGAAGAGATCGATATTCTGGTGAGGATGGAAGAAGAAAAGCGCAACAGCTTCGAAGATATCATGCATCTTTCCATCGTTTCTCCCATGGGTTTTTCTGTTCCGCTGAATCAAATTGCTCATCTGCAGTCGGCAGAAGGTCCGGCAAAAATTAGCCACGAAAAACAGACAAGAAAAGTAATGCTGTCTGCCAGTGTGACCGGAACAAATGATATCGGTTCTGTGGTAGAGAATATCCAAACCAGAGTAGCTGATATCATTGATGGCATGCCGCCAGGTTATTACATCGATTTTGGCGGAGCTTACAAAGATATGCAGGAGGCTTTCGTAACACTCGCAGGTGCGCTTTTGCTGGCAATAATTCTGGTTTATAGTGTGATGGCATCTCAATTCGAAAGTTTGCGTCAGCCATTTATTGTAATGTTTACCATGCCGCTTGCTCTGATCGGTGTGATGGCTATTTTAGGCTTAACAGGTACGACCTTATCTGTTATCAGTTTTGTTGGTGCGATCATTCTGGCTGGAATTGTGGTGAATAACGGGATTGTTCTGATCGACCACATGAACCAGCTGCGAATGGAAGGCATGGAAATGCGACAGGCAATTCTGCAGGCAGGAAGAGACAGGATTCGTCCGGTACTTATTACAGCTATTACAACAATGGGCGGAATGCTGCCGATGGCGATCAGCAGCGGTCAGGGTTCGGAAATGAAATCTCCCATGGCTCTCACCGTGATCGGTGGGCTTATCAGTGCAACTTTCCTCACGCTAATTGTAATTCCGGCTATTTATAGTTTGATTGCCAAGAAGGAATTGAAAGTGGAAGAATAAACTTAGGCTGCTGTCCCTCTCTTTGCGCAAAGAGAGAGAACATGAGAATAGCTGGAAGAAGATTTCCTTGCGAAGGTTTTGGGACTTCTTGCTTTTTGACCTTCGCAAGGTTTTATATTAAATTAGTAGCTGGTAAATTAGTCATTGGTGAATTAGTCATTGGTGAATTAGTCATTGGTAAATTAGTCATTGGTGAATTAGTCATTGGTGAACTAGTAACTGGTTAATTAATAATTAATCAGGATTTGATCTGAAAAGGGTCGAGTCCTGATCTTTTATCTATACAATTTACCGTTCCAGACAATAGATTTTACATAAATTGTTTCACAAGCTCCAGCACCTTCATCGGTTCGGATGGTGCTGGTTCGCCACACGTAAGGTCTTTTATGTTCGAATGAAACATCAACCAAAAAACCTTCGATGCGCAAAACATCATCTTTCTTTATCTTACCCATAACTTTTTTCAGGTTTTTGGTAGCTGGTATCAAATGGCAGTTGGCAGAATTATCTTTGATCTGAAGTTGCGGAATGGAATAACCGGGACCCCAGGAATAGCGGTAAAATCTTATGGTTTGTTTCACTTTAAGTCCTTCCAATGATTTCGGATCGCTCATTATTCCCCAGCCAAGAGCAAAATCCCAGGGAATCGTTTTAGCTTCGATACCTTTGTAATACTTCTTTTTATGCAGCAGCCTGGCATCGATTTGATAATTTGCTTTGGGAGTGAATTTGACTTTCTGATACAAATCATTGCTAAATTGCGGTTCGGAAGTATGCTGCTGGATCGGTTGATTCTGAGGTTGTAGAACTTCACGAAAATCATAAGTAGCTTCAGGAATGGAAAGAAAATAACTGATACTGAAATAAAGAACTGCAATTGCAGCGAAGACGGCAAGGATAACTTTCATTTCTAACCTCTCAATTTTAATCGACAAAAAATCTCAAATCTCAAATCTTAATTCGTAAATCTTCAATCACTTCATTTCATTCCCAGTTTTTTACTATTATTTAGAAGTTGAATCGCTTCTTTCAATCTGCGTTTTTTCGTTTCCTCTTTCTTTGCTGAATCAATCCAGCCAACGAAATTTCTTTGATGAGATGAAGCGAGATTTTCAAAGTATTCTTTGGCTCTTGTATGTTTGCTGATTTCTTCCAAAATATAATCTGGAATTTTCAATTTTCTGGTTTTGTTGGAGATCTTTTTTTTGAGTAATTTTCCCGGAAATTTCTTTTGGCCAATTTCCTGAACTCGATTTTCTTTTAACAGCTTCTTCATGCGTTTTATATTCAGATCCGACCAGTTCTCAAAGTTGGTTCTGGGTGTGAACTTACGAGCATATTTTTCATCATCAATGCGCTTGATAATACTGTCGATCCAACCCCAGCAGAGTGCTTCCTGAACGGAATCTTCGTAACTGATAGATTTTTTACCGGTGTGTTTTTTGTAAAAGATCAACCAGAGAATATTTTCTCTATCATGGTTGTCTTTCAACCATTTTCTCCAGTTTGCCAAGTCTTCAAAATGTTTAGATTTCTGCATAAAAAAACTCCTGCTTTCAATAATTCTAATAAGCAGGAGTTGTCAAAATATTTTCAACTTCGGAATGTGCGAAGCTCTTCCGAATGTTGAAAA
The sequence above is a segment of the Candidatus Cloacimonadota bacterium genome. Coding sequences within it:
- a CDS encoding TolC family protein yields the protein MRRKLILLIMLMPLILLQAISLEDSIEIARENNKDLLAQKSGVESANWAKKNAFTNFLPKISFNSTAVRIDDETYDEMNEPITIPGLGSFSIYSVYKTTYTNDITVQQPIFNGGKVILGYQMAKLTQKQAELALLNKEKDTDLAVATSYFGLLKLNDLKTLSQKSLNSTLSHLETVLKKYDVGTAKKSDVLQWQVKMKNDETSITEIVNSISELTGFWNNLLGMDGDLPNPIEVEKFDSEIDRFAGMNDTEIEQEIADFLQKVKTSSPTIATMSIARKMMQKNYCMAKGSFLPSLNLQYSYQFESDDKFDFDGDDNWNLAAVFSVPIFHSGTNYTNMKKAKYELKKTEYEMDWAQENYLVSAENVLRKLVTKAKLVQNNKIALDYAKENHQIINDLFNQGLVTNSEVLDAEAMLFGSEMNLVAAYYDFILAKYEIKKYTNEGSK
- a CDS encoding efflux RND transporter periplasmic adaptor subunit; protein product: MLKRFLIIGILTILVLSACQEKTETVEVEEFVGKREVKVEMATQADISSYIEFSGKLIADETVNISPSLSAKIQRVLVDEGRLVNKGDLLAKLDDTQLKQAKTQFAKAEKNYKRMQELKKTGAIDGATYDEVETAYKMAKTNLEFMAENTNIEAPMNGIITNVYKKTDENYDAMMDPFFIRMVKLDQLKANIQVSDADINSVKMGQKAVLNVNNCAEDFWGKVTFISPEADMMSGTFLVEITVANKADLLRNNQFARVKLLTETSYDTVIIPQLAVLEGKIVFTISNDKAVKNVVELGIENEYQIEVISGVEAGDKVVTVGNIGLSNGDLVEIIK
- a CDS encoding efflux RND transporter permease subunit, with the protein product MKLAEFSVNKRVTIFIITILIIILGGISLSRLGLEMFPDMDYPVISIVTIYDGASPQDIEETVTEPIETSIATVKNIKTITSESLENASLVMVEFNWGTNLDFAAQDLRDAIEQISDYLPATVSRPLVMKFNLADMPILMYGVTGAENTYELRQLLEDEVATKLKHLDGVASVIVYGGDELEKQIIVDKEKLEQYKISIDEIVQIVAAGNLNMTAGHIQKRKDEYLLRTMAQYKSIEEIENLPVKFTETGKVIYLKDVAKVQDGFKEKRHISRTNKLPTVMFMVSKESGANTLTVTDVVKKELAAIEKDFSNNLKFHMVMDMGMPIERVTSGALANLIIGGVLAIGIMFLFLRNWRPTLAISLAIPISVVATFIPIYLAKFTLNIMTLGGLALGVGMLVDNSIVVIENIYRHLEMGKTKFQSAKIGASQVAMAITASTLTTIAVFFPMIFAEGMTGILVRGLALTVAFSLAASLFVSLTIVPVIASVIFRKAKDRPKINKSEQFFEGIKNRYVKILEWVLDNRGKTILMVIALFVLALMIPVLGIIGTEFMPSSDMPFMVLNVKMPSGTPLEETNQVISQVEDVFMNTAGVMNTMILIGPMSEGSAMADPTNPQDVNEAQIFVRLFLAEERQLSTEQIQELVRSQLPEVAGAEFTFMSSEEMMGQGQSLPIEINIYGKDLVQLKQIAAQMEKRMASVEFVTDINNSMKKGKPEYHIIIDKDKAFHYGLTSAQVASAIKTASWGTICGIFREAGEEIDILVRMEEEKRNSFEDIMHLSIVSPMGFSVPLNQIAHLQSAEGPAKISHEKQTRKVMLSASVTGTNDIGSVVENIQTRVADIIDGMPPGYYIDFGGAYKDMQEAFVTLAGALLLAIILVYSVMASQFESLRQPFIVMFTMPLALIGVMAILGLTGTTLSVISFVGAIILAGIVVNNGIVLIDHMNQLRMEGMEMRQAILQAGRDRIRPVLITAITTMGGMLPMAISSGQGSEMKSPMALTVIGGLISATFLTLIVIPAIYSLIAKKELKVEE
- a CDS encoding YdeI/OmpD-associated family protein, which produces MQKSKHFEDLANWRKWLKDNHDRENILWLIFYKKHTGKKSISYEDSVQEALCWGWIDSIIKRIDDEKYARKFTPRTNFENWSDLNIKRMKKLLKENRVQEIGQKKFPGKLLKKKISNKTRKLKIPDYILEEISKHTRAKEYFENLASSHQRNFVGWIDSAKKEETKKRRLKEAIQLLNNSKKLGMK